gacaccacatccattggctgcctcctacatgccctgaattggggatcaagcccgcaactccgggcatgtgccctgactgagaatcgaactggagacctcttggttcataggtcgatgctcaaccactgagccacaccagctgggctaattcCAGAAattttatcaccccaaaaagaaaccccatactcGTCAGCTGTTGCTTTCCAACCCCCCCATCCCTGccactggcaaccactgatctgattTCTATCTCAGGGATTTGCCTGTTCTAGatattttctataaatggaatcatacaatatgtggccttttatgaatggtttctttcctttagcataatattttcaagtttgATCTATGTTGTAGACTGtcagtattttattcctttttatggctcaATAATAGTTCATTATATAGATAAACCACATTTTTTGATCCATTTGttggtttccttttaaaaaatatatatttctttattgatttcagagaggaagggagaatgagagagagatagaaagatcaatgagaatcactgaccagctacctcccgcacccccgccccccccccccccccgccccaccggggatcaagcctgcaacccaggcatgtgcccctggctggaattgaacctgggactcttcagtccgcaggctaacgctctatccactgagtcaagctgGCTAGggtggtttccttttttttttttttataagttgaGATAAAATTGGTATAACATAGTGGAACCATTTCAAAGTAAATAATTCCGGGCTATTAAGTACACCCACAATGTTGTACATCACTTCtgtctagttccagaacatttccatcaccccaaaaggagaCCCTGTCCCCATTAGCAGGCACCCCCATCCCGTCCCCTGGCacccactgatctgctttctgcctctgtggatttgcctgtcTGGATACTTCCCACGAGTGGAAGCATACTCTCTACAGTCTCACATTTGCTACCCTCTTTGTCATCTTGGCTCTTCCAGGCTACAAGGAACACAGGCAAGAGTATTGCCAATAAGAATATTGCCAACCCCACGGCTACGCTGCTGGCAAGTTGCATGATGCTCGACCACCTAAAGTAAGTGGCTTCTCCATGCCTGGCCATCAGCCTCCCAACTGGCCCCTTAGGTCCTGAGGACTGAAGGCTGCTCTCCCTCTTTAGGCTCCACTCCTACGCCACCACCATCCGAAAGGCTGTCTTGGCATCCATGGACAATGAAAACGTGaggctccccctctcccctctcctgccttcccccaccccaaaacCCTTCCTCTAGCTTGGGTTGAGCTGATGTGATGCccgaggggctgggggtggtgaCCTGGCACTTCCTGCTGCCCCCAAGTGGAGGGTGGTACCAGGTAGGGTAAGGCTTGTGGGCCTTAGCTGGTACCACTACCTTATCCCGCAGATGCACACCCCAGACATTGGGGGCCAGGGCACTACGTCGCAAGCCATCCAGGACATCATCCGCCATATCCGCATCATCAACGGCCGGGCTGTGGAGGCCTAGGCTGTCCCTCTCTCAACCCCAGCACCCCGGCTGGCTTATACGGCAGACCCAGAATAAACTGGCTTCTGCCCTAGCCCTCGGCCTTGTGCTTCTGTCACTCCAGGACACTGGTGCTTCAATTCACACtttattaagaaaagaaacacGCACACTTCGCACTCAGGGCCCTCTGGGAGGGTCAGGGGCAGAACACATTCTCAAAGGTGGGCCTGGCCCCAGCATGTCTGCTCTGCCATGGGGGATTGTGAGAGCTTGTGCCCTTGGGGTAGGCGAGGGCGGCTCTAGTAGGGAGGCAGGAGTTGTCTCACTTTCCCTAAAGGCACTGACAAGTGAGGGTTGGGGCAGGAGCTGGCGGGGTCTAGGGATTGAGCCATGGGTGCTGGAGGCAGTCGGCTGCGCTGGCCCGCTTTTCGGGGATGTACTCCATCATGGGCAGCAGGAAGGCACTGAACTGCGTGGCCTGCTCCAGTGGCCACTCGTACTTCTCCATGAGCACCTCATATAGGCCCCAGCGCTTGAGGTTGTGGATGTGCCGCAGCTCTCCTGGGGCGGGCGCAGGACTCAGGTCAGGCTCTGCCAGCATAGCCTTTGTTCTGGGGCCTGTCTCCCCTCTTTCAGAGCCCAAgcttcctgccccctctccccccgcagaCCCAGGTAGCTTGAGCCTGTGGGGCCCCACCTCTCCGGTTGAAGAACTCCCGGGAGTAGCGGCCGGAGAGGGCGAAGGCCGGGGGAATGTCTCCCAGGAGCTCCACGATGTGGGCGATGTGGTCTGTGGACAGAGATGAGGTTGGAAGGCAGCCACGAGGCCCCAAGACCCCGAGGCAAGCCCAGGCATGCCTCCCCTACCCTCATCACGACTGTAGTCTTCTCCAGAGTGGGGCTCGAACAAGTAGTCGCCGGTGGCTAGCTCAAAGGCCTGGAAGGGGGAGAGGTTGAGGCTGCTGGCCGGCAGGCTGGCCCCTGGTGGGGACAGCCCAGGCCTACCATGCACGCTGTGCTCCAGATGTCGGCTGGGGGCCCATACTCGGCACCAATCAACACCTCCAGGGCCCGGTACTGCCGCGTCTGTATGTCCTCAGTGAAGTGCTTGTGCTGGAGGCAAagggagccctggggaggagctggggccaCAGCTGGCCTGCCCCCACCGGCCTCCCACTCATCTCCCACCTCTGGGCCACGCACCCAAGGAGCTCAGTGGGGCTCTGTGAGCCTCAGGGTTCCCAAAGGTCCCAGGAGGAACTGGCCGGATGATCTGAGGCAGAGGGCAGCCCTTCCCAGTGGCTCCCACTCCTTGCCATGGGCCCCGTTCTGCCTGATGGGACTATAGGCTCTGCCCTGGGTCTGTTGTGCCAGGCAGACCGTGGGGTCTAGTCAAGTGTGCTGCTGGGTGAGCCCTTGCTGAACAAATGATCAAGTGCCCCACAGGCCTGAGTCGGAGCTCCTGGAAGTGGGCCTGTCCCTCTACCCTCATGGCAGGGCATCCAGCTCTGCTCTCCAAGGCACATTCATACCACCCAGCAGGCGTTGCCCAGGTCTGCGATCTTGATCTTGATCTTGTCTGCATTTTGAGGTTCCAGGGGGTTCACCAGGAGGTTCGAGGCACCAAATGGTgctgaggaaggaagagaagagagaggctgagctggcctggccctgcccaccctacCTGCCCACCGCCCTGCTGACCCGGCCCGGCTTACTGCTAGGTGACAGGAGGCCCCCAGTCTCCCGCTGATTGGATGAGCCTGAGAGGATGGAGCACGAggcaggagagaaaagagagccgGAGAAGCCTGacgtctgggagcctgggctgagGCTGCGGTTGCCacctggggccggggaggaggaagctggggaggggccggTCCTGGCCCCCCCAGGGTGGCAGCCAGAAGAAGAGGTGGAGCCGCTGCCCCCCTCTAGTCTTGAGCCAGAGTCTGGGGACATGGGCAGAGGTGGTATGAGAGCCGAAGACCTGGTGGCCATGCTTGGCAGCCCTCGGGCCCCTCCAGTGCCTTTAGCTCCTCACCCTCAGCTTGGGCGGCTGCCTCCAAGGCCTCCAGCCTCTGCAGGTCACGCAGCCGCTCCTCCAGCAGCCACTTCTGCTGTTTCCTTTTGCGTCTcatcttctttttcttgtttttcgaCAGCTTACCCGGCTGCCGTTAGAGCCAGGGTCACCCCAGGGTTCCTGTCCCCTGTCCCTTGACCAGCCCAGACCTCTGTCTGTGGCTCACACACACCATAGGGGACAAGACCTTCCAGCCCCCAGGCTCCTGAGGACATTAGAACATGGCACAactcccctccagcccaccccttgGTACCAGCCTCTTGCCCatctctgccttccctcctcaAAGCTCAAGGTTGAGGAGGAGCTGATGGGCCTGCCTCTGACTGGGTTCCTGCCTCCCCTGGGGGCAGCCTTGGCCCCTCCTGGCCCAAGATGTGGGGTATTTCCCTTGAGCACAGTGGCAAGCAGTTTGGGACACATGACCCACCCTGTGTATCACCCTCATCTGAGCCAACAGCCTTTTGGAAATGCCACTGCAGGagtgctggggagggtggggaggctgaGGAGACAAGCTTTGAGGACTTGGGGAGATGCACAGGAAAAGGGGTGCTCCAACTTACCGTGACTTCCTGGGGGGCATTGCTCACTGTGGGGTAGGAGGGGCACAggggtgggagagaaaggaacagagactcaggcaggggtgaggcccacaggcccagccccagccccacacagGCTCGTACCTGTAGAGCgggatgggggcggtgcccctgATTGCTGCCACTCTGTGGCCTCAGCAGCCAGGCGCCTGATGTAGGTGTCACCCACACACAGCAGGATGTTCTCCGGCTTGATGTCTGTGTGGATGATCTTGCACTTGGTATGGAGGTAGTCCAGGCCATGCAGCACCTGGGGGGAGCCACTCCTGAGCgccaccagccctgcccaggctgccCAGTGCTGTTCACACAGGGCCCCGGATGCCCACCTGTCTCACAATGCTCTTCACGCAGGGCACGGGCAGGCCCTGGTAGTTGGACTTGATGATCCACTTGAGGAGCTGGTGGCCCAGGACCTCCAGCACCATGCACACATCTGGGACTGGGAGTGAAGGATAGCTGGCGGGCACACAGCTGGATCACAGGCCCCACACACCCTCAGCTGGGATGTGCCAGTTGGGATGGTACATTCTGTGGTCATCCTAGAGAGAGGGCCCTTGAGCAGACACAGGCCTCTCAGACCAGCCCCCCTCCTGTGCCCAGGTGTGCCACAGAGGCAGCCCCTGCTATTTGGAGGTAACTCAGCCACCTGGGGACCCACTCCCCCACATGAAAAAGTAGTGAGGGTATTTAGAAGACAAGTGTCCCTGGAAGGCATAAACCCCCATTGTGCAGATTTGCAAACTGAGGCCCTTGTAGCTGGGAAGGCACAAGCTGGCCCCAGGCACTGCCACAGTGCTTTGCTCAGCCTACAAAGGATACGGACTCCATTAACCCCTGAGATCCTGAAGTCATCAATGAGCTGGACAATGGTCTCTCTTTTGGGGTCACTGGGGTCACTGTCTCGGACCTGGAGCAAAAACCAAGCAGCCATGAATGGCTCCAACCTGCCCCTCGCCAGTTGCTCCCAGCAGCAGCGGCCCCTCTCCCATTCCCTCTAGGCTGCTGGCCCCTCCCTCGACAGTCCTCTCATGAGGGTAAGAGCCAGCTGGAGCCTGCCCCTCTGGGAGTCCCGCCCTGCCCCAGGAGCCCCCGGCAGGCCATGCACCCACATTGCCAGGTCCTGGGCAGCTCacggggagctgggagctggtaGGGGAGGTGTCTCACACATTTCAGGAGCTTGATCTCATCCACAGCTGTCTCCGTGTAATGCCCTGCGCTCTTCACCACTTTCAGGGCCACAAAGCGCTTGCGCCTGCAACGCCGAGACCCGCAttggctgccagccccaggcagacCCATGGGAACATCATGGTGGCCCCAACCAAGCCCAGAGGCAGGATCCCAGCTGGCACTGGGACCCAGGGGGCAAAGGGGACACTCACTGGATGTCCCAGCAGAGCCAGACGGTAGAGAAGTGGCCCCAGCCCAGCTTGCGCACCACGTGGTACCGCCCATTGAACAGATCACCAATCTTCACAGGGTAGTAGCCACCTGGGGAAGGGAGCCGATAGAGCTttggaggcgggggcggggggggggggggacgggacaCCACCCTTGTGGCCCCGTGGCTCATGTGGGCTGGTGCCAGCACCCTTTCTCCTGGGTTGTCCCACTCCCTACG
The sequence above is a segment of the Myotis daubentonii chromosome X, mMyoDau2.1, whole genome shotgun sequence genome. Coding sequences within it:
- the SRPK3 gene encoding SRSF protein kinase 3 isoform X2, with amino-acid sequence MSASTGGGGGDSVGSSSSSSQASCGPESSGSDLAPAAPAPRMLQGLLGSDDEEQEDPKDYCKGGYYPVKIGDLFNGRYHVVRKLGWGHFSTVWLCWDIQRKRFVALKVVKSAGHYTETAVDEIKLLKCVRDSDPSDPKRETIVQLIDDFRISGVNGVHVCMVLEVLGHQLLKWIIKSNYQGLPVPCVKSIVRQVLHGLDYLHTKCKIIHTDIKPENILLCVGDTYIRRLAAEATEWQQSGAPPPSRSTVSNAPQEVTPGKLSKNKKKKMRRKRKQQKWLLEERLRDLQRLEALEAAAQAEGGNRSLSPGSQTSGFSGSLFSPASCSILSGSSNQRETGGLLSPSTPFGASNLLVNPLEPQNADKIKIKIADLGNACWVHKHFTEDIQTRQYRALEVLIGAEYGPPADIWSTACMAFELATGDYLFEPHSGEDYSRDEDHIAHIVELLGDIPPAFALSGRYSREFFNRRGELRHIHNLKRWGLYEVLMEKYEWPLEQATQFSAFLLPMMEYIPEKRASAADCLQHPWLNP
- the SRPK3 gene encoding SRSF protein kinase 3 isoform X1, encoding MSASTGGGGGDSVGSSSSSSQASCGPESSGSDLAPAAPAPRMLQGLLGSDDEEQEDPKDYCKGGYYPVKIGDLFNGRYHVVRKLGWGHFSTVWLCWDIQRKRFVALKVVKSAGHYTETAVDEIKLLKCVRDSDPSDPKRETIVQLIDDFRISGVNGVHVCMVLEVLGHQLLKWIIKSNYQGLPVPCVKSIVRQVLHGLDYLHTKCKIIHTDIKPENILLCVGDTYIRRLAAEATEWQQSGAPPPSRSTVSNAPQEVTPGKLSKNKKKKMRRKRKQQKWLLEERLRDLQRLEALEAAAQAEDSGSRLEGGSGSTSSSGCHPGGARTGPSPASSSPAPGGNRSLSPGSQTSGFSGSLFSPASCSILSGSSNQRETGGLLSPSTPFGASNLLVNPLEPQNADKIKIKIADLGNACWVHKHFTEDIQTRQYRALEVLIGAEYGPPADIWSTACMAFELATGDYLFEPHSGEDYSRDEDHIAHIVELLGDIPPAFALSGRYSREFFNRRGELRHIHNLKRWGLYEVLMEKYEWPLEQATQFSAFLLPMMEYIPEKRASAADCLQHPWLNP